From Shewanella psychrophila, a single genomic window includes:
- a CDS encoding permease, with protein sequence MSPEILAMAREAANMFAFLATELIILFLVISYLVGVLQEFITPEKIQSILSSRNGKGYVIAALLGAITPFCSCSTIPFLKGLLRARAGFGPMMVFLFSSPLLNPIIIGLFVVTFGIKVAVFYFTVALVVAVTAGFVLEKLGFERYVRPEAYEAAEASSCGTSCGDSKNSAAEKQSAVEPVKACGVAAQSAPVLAMEASGCGAATISVAATSSCSTSSSCGTESANAGNTESAGQIAKAESRWMRIWRSTWKDFKQVLPYLLLGITLGSFIYGFIPTELIAKYAGEGMWYAIPVAAIIGIPLYIRAEAVIPLSAALVQKGMALGSVMALIIGSAGASLTEVILLKSIFKNQMIAAFLAVILGMAIGAGYLYSFIFA encoded by the coding sequence ATGAGTCCTGAAATTTTAGCCATGGCCCGAGAGGCCGCAAACATGTTCGCCTTCTTGGCAACCGAACTAATTATCCTGTTTCTGGTGATCAGTTACTTGGTTGGTGTACTGCAGGAGTTTATTACCCCTGAGAAGATCCAATCGATATTGAGTTCACGTAACGGTAAAGGCTACGTGATTGCCGCACTCTTGGGCGCTATCACACCATTCTGCTCATGCTCGACCATCCCGTTTTTGAAGGGGCTGCTTAGAGCCAGAGCGGGTTTTGGCCCCATGATGGTGTTCCTCTTCTCGAGCCCACTGTTAAACCCGATTATTATCGGCCTGTTTGTAGTGACCTTCGGCATTAAAGTGGCTGTGTTCTACTTTACTGTGGCGCTAGTGGTTGCTGTTACGGCAGGTTTTGTGTTGGAAAAATTAGGTTTTGAACGTTATGTGCGACCCGAAGCCTATGAAGCGGCAGAAGCATCAAGCTGTGGCACATCCTGCGGCGACTCTAAAAACAGTGCTGCCGAGAAACAGTCTGCTGTTGAGCCTGTGAAAGCATGCGGAGTAGCAGCTCAATCGGCTCCTGTATTAGCCATGGAAGCCAGTGGTTGCGGAGCGGCTACAATAAGTGTGGCGGCAACCTCTTCATGCAGTACGAGTTCATCATGTGGAACTGAAAGTGCTAATGCCGGAAATACAGAAAGTGCAGGACAAATAGCAAAAGCAGAGAGTCGTTGGATGCGGATCTGGCGCTCGACCTGGAAGGACTTTAAACAGGTCCTGCCTTACTTGCTACTGGGTATCACACTGGGTTCTTTCATCTATGGTTTCATCCCGACTGAGCTGATTGCTAAGTATGCAGGTGAGGGTATGTGGTATGCGATTCCTGTCGCTGCGATTATCGGTATTCCGCTCTATATTCGCGCCGAAGCAGTGATCCCTTTAAGCGCCGCACTGGTGCAGAAAGGCATGGCTCTAGGCTCTGTGATGGCATTGATTATCGGTAGTGCTGGCGCGAGTCTGACCGAAGTGATTCTGCTTAAGTCGATATTCAAGAACCAGATGATTGCCGCCTTCCTGGCTGTGATATTGGGCATGGCGATTGGCGCTGGTTACCTCTACAGCTTTATCTTTGCTTAA
- a CDS encoding alpha/beta fold hydrolase, which translates to MTFVLLRGLMRDRRHWYGFARRLEATGAQVITPDLPGNGTLAEINSPLSIPDYADYVWAQIDEVLSEGSTKEVLESVYLIGLSMGGMLALEMAKHKPNRVKKVVLINSSAANLSPWYCRFQLSSLVKSAWEIGRRRLNGELSGISLLEATVIQLTSECRGDDIKLIQDWSHYRQQGHTSIINGFRQLVACASFDAPDIDHANANDLINSPVNAFVKSSVNVIVANRDRLAHPSCGQALADFYDTQAIYLDDCGHDVSLDKPEPLLRLLLGMAR; encoded by the coding sequence ATGACATTCGTACTACTCAGGGGCTTGATGCGAGACCGCCGTCACTGGTATGGATTTGCTCGGCGGCTCGAGGCGACTGGAGCCCAGGTTATCACACCAGATTTACCCGGAAATGGTACCCTAGCTGAAATTAACAGTCCCTTGAGTATCCCTGACTATGCCGACTATGTTTGGGCGCAGATAGATGAGGTGTTAAGTGAGGGTTCGACGAAGGAAGTGCTCGAGTCTGTCTACCTGATAGGACTCTCTATGGGGGGGATGTTGGCGCTGGAAATGGCAAAGCATAAGCCAAACCGAGTAAAAAAAGTGGTGTTAATCAACAGTAGTGCCGCCAATCTATCGCCTTGGTATTGCCGTTTTCAGCTAAGTTCTCTGGTCAAATCAGCTTGGGAAATAGGCAGGCGTCGGCTCAACGGGGAGCTTTCAGGTATCAGCTTACTCGAGGCTACAGTTATCCAGCTTACCAGTGAATGCCGTGGGGATGATATTAAGCTGATACAAGACTGGAGTCATTATCGCCAGCAAGGGCATACTTCTATAATTAATGGCTTTAGGCAGCTAGTCGCATGCGCCTCGTTTGATGCCCCGGATATTGACCATGCTAATGCAAATGACCTTATAAATAGTCCTGTAAATGCTTTTGTAAAGAGTTCAGTGAATGTAATCGTCGCTAATCGAGACAGACTGGCTCACCCAAGTTGTGGACAAGCCTTAGCCGATTTCTATGATACACAAGCAATATATCTGGATGATTGTGGCCATGACGTTAGCTTAGATAAGCCTGAACCTTTATTGCGCTTGCTATTGGGGATGGCGAGATAA
- a CDS encoding sigma-70 family RNA polymerase sigma factor, which yields MQQVAAKAFSQYQSELLAFIGRKVSHKEDAQDILSAVFVKLLQQSDAPDSPIAWLYQVTKNTIIDYYRTRRPNDELPQDLVAESKEESAFSEMSVCMKPMVMALDEKYRDVLLLSDIEAMKQKVVAERLNLSLSAVKSRVLRGRELLAASLVSCCAPVLNAKGKVDDFLSPKNRCGKC from the coding sequence ATGCAACAAGTTGCGGCGAAAGCATTTTCGCAATACCAGAGTGAGTTACTGGCTTTTATCGGTCGTAAAGTCAGTCATAAAGAGGATGCTCAAGATATTCTTAGTGCGGTTTTCGTTAAATTATTGCAGCAGAGCGATGCGCCAGACTCCCCCATTGCATGGCTCTACCAAGTCACTAAAAATACCATCATAGATTATTACCGAACCCGTCGACCTAATGATGAATTGCCTCAAGATCTCGTGGCAGAGTCAAAGGAAGAAAGCGCATTCTCAGAAATGAGTGTCTGTATGAAACCTATGGTGATGGCGTTAGATGAGAAGTATCGAGATGTGCTTTTACTCAGTGATATTGAGGCCATGAAACAAAAGGTCGTAGCCGAACGACTTAACTTGAGTCTGTCTGCAGTTAAATCCCGAGTATTAAGAGGGAGGGAGCTGTTGGCTGCTAGCTTAGTAAGTTGTTGTGCACCTGTGCTTAACGCAAAGGGCAAAGTTGATGACTTTCTATCCCCTAAAAATCGCTGCGGTAAGTGTTAG
- a CDS encoding M48 family metalloprotease: MKTLRLTFILLMTTVVCSACSTQGLVINNIDIGKSLSAIGHTSDALTNVDEEAEILLGQEIATNLLGVAPLLPNQDVQSYVNKVGRWVSMHSERPDLPWSFAVMDDMSINAFAAPGGYIVITKGLLLRLNNEAELAGVLGHEISHVLRRHHLNALKKSSGMSALTDITSVILTAKEEDTQSLKLVTAGTEIYIRGLDKEDEFESDAMGVVLAARAGYDPYGLPAVLHSLQMINPDDAGMAMMFKTHPSLDDRLSRLDGVMASGFEQFDHSPAVESRFIRAIGSISSLTQ, translated from the coding sequence ATGAAAACACTAAGGCTAACTTTCATATTGTTGATGACGACAGTCGTTTGCAGTGCTTGCTCGACTCAGGGCTTAGTGATTAATAATATCGATATAGGTAAGAGCCTTTCTGCCATAGGGCATACCTCTGATGCATTGACGAATGTGGATGAGGAAGCCGAAATCCTTCTAGGACAAGAGATTGCCACTAACTTGCTCGGTGTTGCTCCCTTACTACCAAACCAAGATGTGCAGAGCTATGTCAACAAGGTGGGTCGCTGGGTAAGTATGCATTCGGAACGGCCGGATTTGCCCTGGAGCTTTGCCGTGATGGATGACATGAGTATCAATGCCTTCGCTGCGCCAGGTGGCTACATAGTGATCACTAAAGGCTTATTGCTCAGACTCAATAATGAGGCTGAATTGGCGGGTGTGCTTGGCCATGAGATATCTCATGTGCTGCGTCGTCATCATCTAAATGCCTTGAAGAAAAGTAGTGGCATGAGTGCATTGACAGACATCACCAGTGTGATATTAACGGCCAAAGAGGAAGATACTCAGTCCCTTAAGCTAGTTACCGCGGGCACAGAAATATACATTCGAGGCTTAGATAAAGAAGATGAATTTGAATCCGATGCCATGGGCGTCGTGTTAGCCGCGAGAGCCGGTTATGATCCCTATGGTTTACCCGCCGTATTACACTCGTTGCAGATGATAAATCCAGACGATGCAGGCATGGCGATGATGTTTAAGACACACCCGTCGTTGGATGACCGACTCTCTCGGTTAGATGGTGTTATGGCTAGTGGGTTCGAGCAGTTCGACCATTCACCAGCGGTAGAAAGCCGATTTATTCGAGCTATCGGCAGTATTTCTTCGCTGACGCAGTAA
- a CDS encoding ArsR/SmtB family transcription factor produces the protein MDIEVVAKALKELGHTTRLTIFKRVVRAGFQGVAVGSLQEQLQIPGSTLSHHISSLVSAGLLSQRREGRTLFCVAEFAKLEGVIGFLQDECCIEEECAPKLSTQK, from the coding sequence ATGGATATTGAAGTGGTCGCTAAGGCGCTTAAAGAGTTAGGTCATACAACGCGTTTAACCATTTTTAAGCGTGTGGTGCGCGCCGGATTTCAAGGCGTAGCGGTTGGTAGCTTGCAAGAACAACTGCAGATCCCTGGCTCAACACTCTCCCATCATATTTCCAGTTTGGTTTCTGCAGGCTTACTGTCACAAAGGCGTGAAGGTCGTACCCTATTTTGTGTTGCTGAGTTCGCTAAGCTCGAGGGTGTTATCGGCTTTCTGCAAGATGAATGCTGCATCGAAGAAGAGTGTGCGCCTAAGCTTTCGACTCAAAAGTAA
- a CDS encoding adenylate/guanylate cyclase domain-containing protein yields MTNSGSFLNVFTVFVLFLVCIETLWLQALHPLEFGVSDFLVKIHARSTEPDPDVVIVNIDDASLARMEDKVGSWFWPRSVHGEMIEGISKQNPAAIVFDLSFVERDLYRTESDAMFNQALAGKENIFFALVRLSSEQDKNGPQLSQIAQQVGLVKTELALPNARAALMPPLAVSTQYWRLGTVNFLNDSDGVGRRYDVYQNLYGWLMPSLPAKVVSSLGYEVPELEHIVLSWSGTKNPYRRFSYADLYDDFNREMPLRDPGELAGKIVIIGADASALHDIRVTPIDSLYSGLDILATAIDNLKNQRYMTLLPMWSYLLISLGSIVSVYICFLLRVNAISVGVSLLSASVLALLVSYLFLSQLLLLHLLTPLVLVWLYYFSLALREYLLERQSRMKAIRLFSRFVNPLVVKELVSSEGLSREGESREISVLFSDIRGFTSLSENRSPQEVVSLLNRYFTLQVAVVFKHGGSLDKFIGDCIMAFWGAPLDDQQHAVNAVKAALEMAEVLQQFKQELGEQDANFDVGIGIHSGPAVVGLIGSDQRKEYTAIGDTVNLASRIEGLTKGVSRILVSSDTKTLCGEHFDFEPFGFYKVKGRAQDVELFAPTEADDFSDLECPVNRERV; encoded by the coding sequence ATGACTAACAGCGGTAGCTTCCTCAATGTGTTCACTGTATTTGTCTTATTCTTGGTTTGTATCGAGACACTCTGGCTGCAGGCGTTACACCCATTGGAGTTCGGGGTCTCTGATTTTCTAGTAAAGATACATGCCAGGAGTACAGAGCCTGATCCCGATGTTGTGATAGTCAACATCGATGATGCCAGCTTGGCTCGTATGGAAGATAAGGTTGGTAGCTGGTTTTGGCCGCGCTCTGTGCATGGCGAGATGATAGAGGGGATCAGTAAACAAAACCCTGCAGCTATAGTGTTCGATCTCTCTTTCGTCGAACGGGATCTCTACCGGACCGAAAGCGATGCCATGTTTAATCAGGCATTAGCGGGTAAGGAAAACATCTTCTTCGCCCTAGTCAGGCTCTCCTCTGAACAAGATAAAAATGGCCCACAATTGTCACAAATTGCCCAGCAGGTCGGTTTGGTCAAAACGGAATTGGCGCTCCCAAATGCTAGAGCGGCCCTCATGCCTCCTCTTGCGGTATCAACTCAGTATTGGCGTCTGGGCACGGTTAACTTTCTTAACGACAGTGATGGCGTGGGGCGCAGATATGATGTCTACCAGAACCTATATGGCTGGTTGATGCCTTCGCTCCCGGCAAAGGTGGTCAGTTCACTCGGTTATGAGGTACCAGAACTTGAACATATTGTATTGTCATGGAGTGGTACTAAGAATCCCTATCGACGATTTTCCTATGCCGACCTCTATGATGATTTTAACCGAGAAATGCCGCTGCGGGATCCAGGTGAATTAGCGGGGAAGATCGTCATCATAGGTGCAGACGCCTCGGCGTTGCATGATATTCGAGTCACGCCTATAGATAGCCTGTATTCCGGTTTAGATATTCTCGCTACCGCCATTGATAACCTCAAAAATCAGCGCTATATGACTCTCCTACCGATGTGGAGTTATCTGCTGATATCTCTGGGTTCGATTGTGTCTGTGTATATTTGCTTCCTGCTTAGAGTCAACGCCATTTCTGTTGGGGTATCACTTCTGAGTGCTAGTGTGCTGGCGTTATTGGTCAGCTATCTATTTCTGAGTCAGTTACTTTTACTGCATTTACTGACGCCGCTGGTGTTGGTGTGGCTGTATTACTTCTCTTTGGCGCTACGGGAATATTTGCTCGAACGTCAATCTAGGATGAAGGCTATCAGGCTTTTCAGTCGCTTCGTTAACCCGCTGGTAGTGAAAGAGCTGGTGTCCAGTGAGGGCCTCAGTCGTGAGGGAGAGAGTAGGGAGATATCTGTCCTTTTTTCCGATATTCGTGGCTTTACCAGCCTGTCTGAAAATCGCTCACCCCAGGAAGTGGTTAGCCTGTTGAACCGTTACTTTACCTTGCAGGTAGCGGTCGTTTTCAAACATGGTGGGTCATTGGACAAGTTTATCGGCGACTGCATCATGGCATTTTGGGGGGCACCGTTAGATGACCAGCAACATGCGGTTAATGCCGTAAAAGCCGCCCTCGAAATGGCTGAGGTGCTGCAGCAGTTTAAACAAGAGTTGGGTGAGCAAGATGCCAATTTTGACGTTGGCATTGGCATACACTCTGGCCCGGCCGTTGTCGGGCTTATTGGCTCAGACCAACGTAAGGAATATACCGCCATTGGCGATACGGTTAATTTGGCGAGTAGGATCGAAGGATTGACCAAGGGGGTCTCTAGGATCTTGGTGTCCAGTGACACCAAGACACTTTGTGGCGAGCATTTTGATTTCGAACCATTCGGTTTTTATAAAGTTAAAGGTCGGGCACAAGATGTTGAGTTGTTTGCACCAACAGAGGCTGATGATTTTTCTGATTTGGAATGCCCTGTAAATAGGGAGAGAGTCTAA
- the ppiC gene encoding peptidylprolyl isomerase PpiC, producing the protein MAKTAAALHILVKHKEQAEDIIKQLKKGTKFDVLAKKHSTCPSGKKGGSLGEFKKGQMVPQFDKVCFTGELITPHLVKTKFGWHVIKILYRT; encoded by the coding sequence ATGGCAAAAACTGCTGCTGCGCTGCACATATTAGTTAAACATAAAGAGCAAGCTGAAGACATCATCAAGCAACTAAAAAAAGGCACTAAATTCGATGTGTTAGCCAAGAAACATTCGACTTGCCCATCGGGTAAGAAAGGCGGCAGCTTAGGTGAATTCAAGAAAGGTCAGATGGTGCCTCAATTTGATAAGGTCTGTTTCACAGGTGAGCTTATTACTCCGCATCTGGTCAAAACAAAATTCGGCTGGCATGTGATAAAAATACTTTATCGGACTTAA
- the pyrC gene encoding dihydroorotase produces the protein MTQITLLTPDDWHLHFRDGDMLQETVPATARLFQRAIVMPNLLPPVTDAKLVNAYRERILAARPQGSSFEPLMTIFLTNDTTKQDIIDAKAAGVVAAKLYPAGATTNSDAAVKALDSLFPIFEKMAEIGMLLLVHGEVTESHIDIFDREAIFIERNLTRIVDAFPSLKVVFEHITTKEAAEFVTSASSNVAATITPQHLLLNRNDLLVGGVRPHNFCLPVLKRNIHQEALRAAVATGSSKFFLGTDSAPHEKHRKESACGCAGCYSAWSALELYAQVFDDLGVIDKLEGFASTHGPDFYGLPRNTGTVTLVKETWTVPSEIILPNGSPIVPFFAGEEVNWKVKA, from the coding sequence ATGACGCAGATCACCCTACTTACACCCGATGATTGGCACCTTCACTTCCGTGATGGAGATATGTTGCAAGAAACCGTCCCGGCTACCGCCAGACTTTTCCAACGTGCCATCGTCATGCCAAATCTACTGCCACCGGTAACAGATGCCAAACTGGTCAATGCCTACCGTGAGCGCATTTTGGCGGCGCGTCCACAAGGTTCAAGCTTCGAACCTCTTATGACCATATTCCTGACCAATGACACCACAAAGCAAGACATCATAGATGCTAAAGCGGCTGGCGTTGTGGCAGCTAAACTGTATCCGGCAGGTGCAACCACCAACTCAGATGCTGCTGTAAAGGCACTCGATAGCCTCTTCCCTATCTTTGAAAAAATGGCAGAAATCGGCATGTTGCTGCTGGTTCACGGTGAAGTGACAGAATCCCATATCGATATCTTCGACCGTGAAGCGATATTTATCGAACGCAACCTGACTCGTATCGTCGATGCCTTCCCAAGCCTTAAAGTGGTATTCGAACACATCACCACTAAAGAAGCCGCCGAGTTTGTTACAAGCGCCTCAAGCAATGTAGCCGCGACTATCACGCCACAGCACTTACTGCTAAACCGTAACGATCTATTAGTCGGCGGTGTACGTCCACACAACTTCTGTCTGCCAGTGCTTAAGCGCAATATTCACCAAGAAGCATTGCGTGCTGCAGTGGCTACTGGTTCTAGCAAGTTCTTCTTAGGCACGGACTCTGCGCCACACGAGAAGCATCGCAAAGAATCTGCTTGTGGTTGCGCCGGCTGCTACAGCGCCTGGAGTGCACTCGAGCTTTACGCTCAGGTATTTGATGACTTAGGTGTGATTGACAAGCTTGAAGGTTTTGCCAGTACTCACGGCCCAGACTTCTACGGCCTACCAAGAAACACCGGCACTGTGACATTAGTGAAAGAAACCTGGACGGTACCGAGCGAGATTATCTTGCCAAATGGCAGTCCAATCGTGCCTTTCTTCGCTGGTGAAGAAGTGAATTGGAAAGTGAAAGCTTAA
- a CDS encoding carbon starvation protein A, whose product MLIFIICIALLLLAYKFYSPFVERQAGIDKNAKTPQTRFADGVDYVEVHPVKAFLIQFLNIAGVGPIFGPILGAIYGPIALVWIVLGNIIGGAVHDYFSGVLSIKEDGKSLPEIAGRYFNVYAKGVMLIFTAMLLFFVGVVFIMSPAGLLSNLDYFKGTILANNTFWVLLILAYYFLATMLPIDKIITKLYPIFGLLMIVMTVSIGVALLISAPQLPEVGDIFAYFDHSHYNNDLLEPNPDGLPVWPLLFVTITCGAISGFHSTQAPIMARCLTNEKYVRPVYYGAMMCEGIVACVWALAGIAAFPGGYVELKSVLDLGGPGMVVNQVATTYLGVAGGIMAIIAVAVFPITSGDTAFRSLRLTIIDAFRIPQNIRNRLLVAVPILVIAYFMTKIDFTLIWRYFAFSNMLLSTSVLWLATKYLFDRGAFHWIVSLPAIGGTSVTVSYIMTAGIGLGLPQSFSQPTGIAVGAVSLIALILVHQKRKPGVKSEA is encoded by the coding sequence ATGCTTATATTCATTATCTGCATTGCCTTGTTGCTACTCGCTTATAAGTTCTACAGTCCGTTTGTAGAACGTCAGGCCGGGATCGACAAGAATGCGAAGACCCCTCAAACTCGCTTTGCCGATGGCGTCGACTATGTCGAAGTCCATCCGGTGAAAGCCTTTTTAATTCAGTTCCTCAATATTGCCGGTGTTGGCCCGATTTTCGGCCCCATCTTAGGTGCTATTTATGGTCCAATCGCTCTGGTGTGGATCGTTTTAGGTAACATCATAGGCGGTGCGGTCCATGATTATTTCTCTGGTGTGCTCAGCATCAAAGAGGATGGGAAGAGTCTTCCCGAGATAGCCGGACGCTATTTCAATGTGTACGCTAAAGGCGTGATGCTTATCTTTACCGCCATGCTGCTGTTCTTCGTTGGCGTAGTCTTCATCATGAGCCCCGCGGGATTACTGAGTAACTTAGATTACTTCAAAGGAACTATTCTCGCGAACAACACCTTCTGGGTATTATTAATTCTGGCCTATTATTTCCTGGCAACCATGCTGCCTATCGATAAGATCATCACTAAGCTTTACCCGATATTTGGTCTCTTGATGATAGTCATGACTGTGTCTATCGGTGTGGCGTTATTGATTAGTGCCCCTCAGCTACCTGAGGTGGGAGACATCTTCGCCTACTTCGATCATAGCCATTATAACAATGATCTGTTGGAACCAAATCCCGATGGACTGCCGGTTTGGCCTCTGCTATTTGTGACCATTACCTGTGGTGCTATAAGTGGTTTCCACTCGACTCAGGCGCCGATAATGGCTCGCTGTCTGACCAATGAAAAATATGTCCGTCCAGTCTACTATGGCGCCATGATGTGTGAAGGCATTGTTGCTTGTGTATGGGCACTGGCCGGTATCGCAGCATTCCCAGGCGGTTACGTGGAGCTTAAATCTGTACTGGACCTAGGTGGTCCGGGAATGGTGGTTAACCAAGTGGCGACAACCTACCTTGGTGTTGCTGGTGGCATAATGGCGATTATCGCTGTGGCTGTTTTCCCGATCACTTCCGGGGATACGGCGTTTAGATCTCTGCGATTGACCATAATCGATGCCTTTAGAATCCCTCAAAACATTCGTAATCGTCTCTTGGTTGCTGTGCCTATTCTGGTCATAGCCTACTTTATGACTAAGATCGATTTCACGCTTATCTGGCGATACTTCGCCTTCTCGAACATGCTGCTGTCGACCAGCGTACTCTGGCTCGCCACTAAGTATCTGTTCGACAGAGGCGCTTTCCATTGGATAGTGAGCTTACCTGCTATTGGTGGAACGAGTGTGACCGTGTCCTACATTATGACCGCTGGCATAGGACTGGGCTTACCTCAGTCGTTCAGTCAGCCCACGGGTATTGCCGTAGGTGCCGTATCTCTGATCGCACTTATCTTAGTGCACCAGAAGCGTAAGCCGGGAGTAAAATCAGAGGCTTAA
- a CDS encoding DUF2817 domain-containing protein: MAKFSFEHAFEIDTLKRLVAQHQDRFRHQSLVDLSYRGESLAVTAIELGQQDKPCPTVLFVGGVHGVERIGAQVVLAFLASLLNRLPWDTHLQALLKEMRLAFVPVVNPVGFLRGSRGNGNNVDLMRNAPIEASDEVTFMVGGQTLSQRLPWYRGSGEMEAETSALVKYVKRLQLESTSLVCLDAHSGFGLNDHIWFPYAHTDKPFYGMGYIYHLKRLFETGYSHHGHYRLAPQSHFYRTHGDIWDYLVVSNTGTAPFIPLTLEMGSWAWLRKNPRQVLSFSGYFNPQKPHRHHRILRRHFILMQFLMDSAYGQVLEQVSPAQLTLLTHDAERFWFK; the protein is encoded by the coding sequence ATGGCAAAATTTTCATTCGAACATGCTTTCGAAATCGATACCCTCAAACGCCTTGTGGCACAGCATCAAGATAGGTTCCGTCATCAATCTTTAGTCGATCTTAGCTATCGTGGAGAGTCCCTTGCCGTTACAGCTATTGAGCTGGGTCAGCAAGACAAGCCTTGCCCTACTGTCTTGTTTGTCGGCGGGGTACACGGTGTCGAGCGGATCGGTGCTCAGGTGGTGCTGGCTTTTCTCGCCAGTCTGCTCAATCGTTTACCTTGGGATACTCATCTGCAAGCTTTGCTCAAAGAGATGCGCTTAGCCTTCGTTCCCGTGGTTAATCCGGTGGGATTTCTCCGTGGCAGTCGTGGCAACGGTAATAACGTCGACTTGATGCGCAATGCGCCCATAGAGGCGAGTGACGAGGTGACCTTTATGGTGGGTGGGCAAACACTATCTCAGAGACTGCCCTGGTATCGAGGCTCGGGTGAAATGGAGGCGGAGACCTCGGCTTTAGTTAAGTATGTGAAGCGATTGCAACTCGAGAGCACCAGCTTGGTGTGTTTGGATGCTCACTCGGGTTTTGGTTTAAATGACCATATCTGGTTTCCCTATGCTCATACCGATAAGCCTTTCTACGGTATGGGCTATATTTATCATCTTAAGCGGTTGTTTGAGACAGGTTATTCCCACCATGGTCATTATCGGCTCGCGCCCCAGAGTCATTTTTATCGCACCCATGGTGATATCTGGGACTATTTAGTGGTGAGTAATACAGGAACGGCTCCCTTTATTCCTCTAACATTAGAGATGGGCTCATGGGCCTGGTTGCGAAAGAACCCCAGGCAGGTATTGAGTTTCTCGGGCTACTTCAACCCGCAGAAGCCTCACAGACATCACAGGATATTGCGGCGCCATTTTATCTTGATGCAATTTCTTATGGACTCGGCCTATGGGCAAGTATTAGAGCAGGTATCACCAGCACAACTTACGCTTCTGACCCATGATGCAGAACGTTTCTGGTTTAAGTAA